The segment GAAGCCGCTGAAATCCGAAGCCGCTGAAGCCCCTCAAGTCCGAAGCCGCTGAAGCCGCTCAAGTCCGAAGTCGCTGAAGTCACCGAAGCCTGAAGCCGCCGAAGCGACTGCGGTCACTGAAACTTGCTGGAAGCGCTGCGGAGCGCTTCCGCCCTCCGCCGCTCCGCCTTGTGTGAAGCCCGTGTTGCCGCATCGTTATCCGCAAGTTGCAAGAATCTTGCTGCAAGGTCTTTCACCGACTCGTGCTCGTTGCTACCGTCGGGACCCACGCCGCGCAGATGGCAGCGGCTGTCCCCTCAAGGAGTCTTCGATGCGACGGAGCATGTCGGTCAAGCGCGGCGCCGGGATCGCGGCGGTTGTGGCGCTGGCGCTTGCTGCAAGTGCTTGCAGCAGCAGCAAGTCGTCTGGCGGTTCCTCGGCCGCCGCCAAGGACCCGGCCTCGGTGAAGGGCACGGTCACCTGGTGGGACACCTCTGACGCCACCAACGAGGCGCCGAGCTACCAGCCGATCATCAAGGCGTTCGAGGCCAAGTACCCGAACATCAAGGTGAACTACGTCAACGTCCCGTTCGCGGACGCCAAGGACAAGTTCAAGACCGCCGCGCAGTCCGGCAGCGGTGCCCCGGACGTGCTGCGCGCCGACGTCGGCTGGACGCCGGCCTTCGCGCAGTTGGGCTACCTGCAGCCGCTGGACGGCACGCCGGCGCTCCAGGACGACTCCGACTACATGCCCGGGCCGTTCGCCTCGGACCACTACAACGGCAAGATCTACGGCGTGCCGCAGGTCACCGACACGCTGACGCTGCTGTACAACAAGGACCTGCTCGCCAAGGCCGGCATCACCACCCCGCCGAAGACCTGGGACGAGCTGAAGACCGACAGCCTGCAGATCAAGGCCAAGACCGGGGTGGACGGCACCTTCCTGGACGCCGCGTCCTACTACCTGCTGCCCTTCATCTACGGCGAGGGCGGCGACATCATCGACGCCTCGGCCAAGAAGATCACGGTCAACGACGCCACCGCGCTCAAGGCCGTGGGCATCGCCCAGGACCTGATCAAGTCCGGCGCCGCGGTCACCGACGTGACCAAGGACGGCTACAGCAACATGCAGACCGCCTTCAAGGACGGCAAGGCCGCCATGGTCATCAACGGCCCGTGGTCCACCTCCGACGACCTGAAGGGCTCGGCGTTCTCCAACGCCGACAACCTGGGCATCGCCACCGTCCCGGCTGGCTCGGTCAAGGCCGGCGCCCCGGTCGGCGGCCACAACCTGGTGGTCTACGCGGGCTCGAAGAACCTCGACGCCACCTACCTGTTCGTCGCCTTCCTGAACGACGCGCAGAACCAGGCCACCATCGCGGCCAAGAACAACGTGCTGCCGACCCGCACCTCGGCCTACTCCGACCCGCAGGTCGCCAACAACAAGATCCTCTCGGCGTTCGAGGGTCCGCTCAAGAGCGCCGTCGGCCGCCCGCCGGTCCCCGGCGCCTCGGACCTGTTCACCCCGCTGGACACCGACTACCAGGCCATCCTCGGCGGCCAGAAGTCGGCCCAGGACGGACTGAACGACGCCGCGACGCAGTTCGCGCAGATCCTGCCGGATTTCAGCAAGAGC is part of the Catenulispora sp. MAP5-51 genome and harbors:
- a CDS encoding extracellular solute-binding protein, translated to MRRSMSVKRGAGIAAVVALALAASACSSSKSSGGSSAAAKDPASVKGTVTWWDTSDATNEAPSYQPIIKAFEAKYPNIKVNYVNVPFADAKDKFKTAAQSGSGAPDVLRADVGWTPAFAQLGYLQPLDGTPALQDDSDYMPGPFASDHYNGKIYGVPQVTDTLTLLYNKDLLAKAGITTPPKTWDELKTDSLQIKAKTGVDGTFLDAASYYLLPFIYGEGGDIIDASAKKITVNDATALKAVGIAQDLIKSGAAVTDVTKDGYSNMQTAFKDGKAAMVINGPWSTSDDLKGSAFSNADNLGIATVPAGSVKAGAPVGGHNLVVYAGSKNLDATYLFVAFLNDAQNQATIAAKNNVLPTRTSAYSDPQVANNKILSAFEGPLKSAVGRPPVPGASDLFTPLDTDYQAILGGQKSAQDGLNDAATQFAQILPDFSKS